Proteins found in one Salvelinus alpinus chromosome 11, SLU_Salpinus.1, whole genome shotgun sequence genomic segment:
- the LOC139534079 gene encoding putative nuclease HARBI1: MKAQNCVFLSALTMACPFVRDVVDEEALVLRRAFRRERVFRDRLDPLAFPDDHLYERYRFSADGIRYLCRLLGPRIKHRTARSHALSVEQMVCVALRFFASGAFLYSVGDAEQLNKATICRTIRSVCLAIKALADVFISFPGHRRLCDIKEEFYRIAGFPNVIGAVDCTHIRIKAPSGAHEADFVNRKSFHSINVQMVCNADCVISNVVAKWPGSVHDSRIFRASEIYQCLSQGEFSGVLLGDRGYGCQPFLLTPFTDPQEAQQAYNHAHARTRARVEMTFGLLKARFHCLHKLRVSPVRACDITVACAVLHNVACLRKERAPRVPPAMDWDNPAIFPDDDSGRLLRDQYVLNYFS, from the exons atgaaggcccaaaattgtgtgttcctttctgctctgacaatggcatgcccattcgtgcgagatgtggtggatgaagaagcacttgtgctgaggagagccttcaggcgagaaagggtcttcagggaccggttggacccactggccttccctgatgaccatctatatgaaagatacaggttttctgcagatggcatcaggtatctatgcagactactgggtcccaggattaagcaccgcactgcacggagccatgcactgagtgtggagcaaatggtttgtgtggccttgcgcttttttgctagtggagccttcctgtactcagtgggggatgcagaacagctgaacaaggccacaatttgccgcacaataaggagtgtgtgtctggctatcaaagcattagcagatgtcttcatctccttccctggccacagaagactctgtgacatcaaagaggagttctataggattgcag gtttccccaatgtcattggtgcagtggactgcacacacataaggataaaagccccctcaggtgcccatgaggccgattttgtgaataggaaatcctttcacagcattaatgttcag atggtctgcaatgctgactgtgtgatcagcaatgttgtggcaaaatggcctggctcagtccatgactccagaatctttcgggcctctgaaatctatcagtgcctatcacaag gtgaattctctggtgtgttgctgggagacagggggtatggctgccagccttttctcctgacacctttcacagacccccaggaagcacagcaggcctacaaccatgcccatgccaggaccagggccagagttgaaatgacctttggcctcctgaaggcacgctttcactgccttcacaaattaagggtcagccctgttagggcatgtgatattactgtggcttgtgctgtcctccacaatgtggcctgcctgaggaaggagagggcccccagagtgccaccagccatggactgggacaatccggcaatcttccctgatgacgacagtggtcggctgctgagggaccaatatgtgttgaattattttagttag